The segment taaaaatcgtaTAGTACATGTTAAAAGTTCTCCTCACGGACCATAAATTTACTACACATAAAACACACTTTAAATGAAATGATATATGTTGCGAGACACCGTCGTCCTCCGCGAATTGGGTCGAAGCGTTTGATCTAGAGAGAAAAATCTGGCTTAGGTGGACGTGGCCGATGGCGTTGGTACCTAACGTGAGGTGTGAGTTCGTGACGTATGCTGTGGTGAAACATGAGATTTACACTTTGAGTGAACGTGCATGGTGTCATGCTTACGATCCTAAAGGACGTAGACTAGAAACATGGGCCGGTGGGCATGAGTTGAGGAATTTGTGGCAAGCATCGTCTTGTGTGGTTGATGGTATGCTGTTCAACGTTGATCCTGGCCGTTCTCTCGGACATTTGATAATCGTGTTTGATCTGAAGAAGCAAGTTTGGAGACCTGTTAAAATTAAAGATGTGAATGGTTTGCCTCCTTGTCTCTATCAGTATGGTTACGAGTCTAAAATGGGTAA is part of the Raphanus sativus cultivar WK10039 chromosome 5, ASM80110v3, whole genome shotgun sequence genome and harbors:
- the LOC130494978 gene encoding kelch repeat-containing protein At1g19470-like, giving the protein MALVPNVRCEFVTYAVVKHEIYTLSERAWCHAYDPKGRRLETWAGGHELRNLWQASSCVVDGMLFNVDPGRSLGHLIIVFDLKKQVWRPVKIKDVNGLPPCLYQYGYESKMGNIGGNLVILVGNQTQWWDYEGEKSIWCVEIGLRRNQGGEIWGKVESVEVVFKTTESTPSIELCRTVIV